A genome region from Vulpes lagopus strain Blue_001 chromosome 7, ASM1834538v1, whole genome shotgun sequence includes the following:
- the OXTR gene encoding oxytocin receptor, producing MEGALAANWSAEAGNGSEAAPAAQGNRTAGPPQRNEALARVEVAVLCLILFLALSGNACVLLALRTTRHKHSRLFFFMKHLSIADLVVAVFQVLPQLLWDITFRFYGPDLLCRLVKYLQVVGMFASTYLLLLMSLDRCLAICQPLRALRRRADRLAVLATWLGCLVASAPQVHIFSLREVADGVFDCWAVFIQPWGPKAYITWITLSVYIVPVIVLAACYGLISFKIWQNLRLKTAAAAAAEGREGAGRAALARVSSVKLISKAKIRTVKMTFIIVLAFIVCWTPFFFVQMWSVWDADAPKEASAFIIAMLLASLNSCCNPWIYMLFTGHLFHELVQRFLCCSSSYLKGNRPGETSVSKKSNSSTFVLSHHSSSQRSSSQPSTV from the exons ATGGAGGGCGCGCTGGCCGCCAACTGGAGCGCGGAGGCGGGCAACGGCAGCGAGGCGGCCCCCGCAGCGCAGGGCAACCGCACGGCCGGGCCCCCGCAGCGCAACGAGGCCCTGGCGCGCGTGGAGGTGGCCGTGCTGTGCCTCATCCTCTTCCTGGCGCTGAGCGGCAACGCGTGCGTGCTCCTGGCGCTGCGCACCACGCGCCACAAGCACTCGCGCCTCTTCTTCTTCATGAAGCACCTGAGCATAGCCGACCTGGTGGTGGCGGTGTTCCAGGTGCTGCCGCAGCTGCTGTGGGACATCACCTTCCGCTTCTACGGGCCCGACCTGCTGTGCCGCCTGGTCAAGTACCTGCAGGTGGTGGGCATGTTCGCCTCCACCTACCTGCTGCTGCTCATGTCCCTGGACCGCTGCCTGGCCATCTGCCAGCCGCTGAGGGCGCTGCGCCGCCGCGCGGACCGCCTGGCCGTGCTGGCCACGTGGCTGGGCTGCCTGGTGGCCAGCGCGCCGCAGGTGCACATCTTCTCGCTGCGCGAGGTGGCCGACGGCGTCTTCGACTGCTGGGCCGTCTTCATCCAGCCCTGGGGGCCCAAGGCCTACATCACGTGGATCACGCTCTCGGTCTACATCGTGCCCGTCATCGTGCTCGCCGCCTGCTACGGCCTCATCAGCTTCAAAATCTGGCAGAACCTGCGACTCaagacggcggcggcggcggccgcagaggggcgggagggcgcggggcgcgcggcccTGGCTCGGGTCAGCAGCGTCAAGCTCATCTCCAAGGCCAAGATCCGCACCGTGAAGATGACCTTCATTATCGTGCTGGCCTTCATCGTGTGCTGGACGCCGTTCTTCTTCGTGCAGATGTGGAGCGTCTGGGACGCCGATGCGCCCAAGGAAG CCTCGGCTTTCATCATAGCCATGCTCCTGGCCAGCCTCAACAGCTGCTGTAACCCTTGGATCTACATGCTCTTCACGGGCCACCTCTTCCATGAACTTGTACAGcgcttcctctgctgctcctccagcTACCTGAAGGGGAACCGTCCAGGGGAGACCAGCGTCAGCAAAAAGAGCAACTCATCCACCTTTGTCCTGAGCCACCACAGCTCCAGCCAGAGGAGCTCCTCGCAGCCATCCACAGTGTGA